From Paenibacillus sp. PvR098:
AGCAGATGGAAAAAGGAGAATACGCCGGTGCGTGAAGAGCGGCCGATGACGATACGTGAAGCCTATGCAGAGGCTTCTTCTTTTTTGCGGCGGAGTGGGGTTGGAGAGCCGGAGGCGAATGCCGGTCGGCTGCTCGAGTATCTGCTCGGCGAGAGCCGCAGTGGTCTGCTTCTTCGCTGGCCCGAGCCTTTCCCGCAGGAGCGGGATGCAGACTGGCAGCGGCTGATTGAACGCAAGGCGAGTGGTGAGCCGGTGCAATATATCGTAGGGGAGCAGGAGTTCTACGGGCTCCCCTATGCCGTAACGCCGGAGGTGCTCATCCCGCGGCCGGAGACGGAGCTGTTGGTCGAGCAGGTGATTTTGCTCGGACGGCAGTTGTGGGACGAAGGCGAGGAGCCGGCGGTAGCAGACGTAGGCACCGGAAGCGGTGCGATCGCTGTGAGTCTCGCTGTGCAGTGTCCGCGGTGGCGGGTGATGGCCTCGGACATCTCGCCGGGCGCGCTGGAGGTGGCGCAGGCGAATGCGGCGCGCCATGGGGTAGCCGAGCGGGTCGCTTTCATGGAAGGCGACCTGCTCGGCCCGTGGATCGAGCGAGGTGAGCGGCTAGATCTGGTAGTCTCGAATCCGCCGTACATTCCGGAGGCGGATGAGGCGGGGCTGCAGCCGGAGGTGCGGCTCTTCGAGCCGCGGACGGCACTGTACGGCGGCGAGGACGGAATGGAGCCGTACCGGAGGCTGACGGCGCAGCTGGCGGAGCTGCCCGCCGTTCCGGCGATGGTTGGTTTTGAGGTCGGCATGGGACAAGCCGGAGAGGTGAGGCATTTACTGGAGCGCGCGGCCGATTGGGACGAGATTCGGATCGTCCCCGATTTGGCTGGCATTGAAAGGCATGTGATCGCTTTTCGAAGAAGAAGGTAGCATTCGTTTGGCCCACCCGCGTTTAAACTCTCTTAAATCGGACATACTAGCAACCAGAAGAGCTAGAGTTCGAGATTTGAGAGGGGCTGTTCGGAATGGTCAAACGGTTTGCGTGGAAACGGTATGCATACTTAGTTTTTGCTTTTATGGTGCTGCTCGCTTGCTGGGAGTCCCAGCGTTCGAATGTAGTGCTGTTCGCGTCGCCTGCCGGGAGCGGGGAAGTACAAAGCAGCGTTATACCGCAAGAATCGATTCGTCTACGCATTCTGGCCCATTCCGATGCGGCTCTTGACCAGTGGCTCAAGCGCGAGGTGCGGGATGCCATTCTGGAACAAATGAACGGTTGGGTTGCCGCTCCGCAAGGCATCGAGGCGGCCCGTGAAGTGGTCCGGGAGCATCTGCCGGAGCTTGAGGCTCTGGTGGGCGAGACGCTGCGGAAGAACGGTTTTGACTATAGCTATAAAGTAGAGCTTGGCGTCGTTCCATTTCCTACGAAAATGTACGGAAATCAGGTGTATCCCGCCGGTGAGTACGAGGCGCTGCGCGTCTCGATCGGGGCAGCGGAAGGGCAAAATTGGTGGTGCGTGCTTTTTCCTCCGCTCTGTTTTATCGATTCGGAGATGGTGGTAAAGAAGAACACGGCGTATGCTGCAGAGGCGGAGGCTTCAGAGCAGGAAGGACAGGCAAGCAATACCGATATAGAAACGAAGGCGTCGGCTGCCAAGGAGAAGATGGTGTCTGAAGAAAACGCATCAGCGGCTGCTGAGCCGGAGGTACGGTTTTTCTTGTGGGACATGATCAAAACCATCAGTTCTTGGTTTGCTTGAGTTCTTAGGAGGAAAGTGGAGTTATTGCAAGTTTGGAAAGGGAGAGGTTGCCCCATGACGAAAGAGACGAAGGTGTGGGAGGTAGACGGACAGCGCCCTGAGCCGGAAAAGCTTCGGGAGGCGGCGAAGCTGCTCCAGCAAGGGAGGACGGTAGCTTTCCCGACGGAAACGGTGTATGGACTTGGAGCCGACGCCCGCAGCTCGGAGGCGGTGGCGGACATCTTCTCGGCTAAGGGCAGGCCGTCGGACAATCCCTTGATTGTACATATTGCAGACAGGTCTCAACTGGAGGAGTTAGCGCTTCCGCCGGAGGAGGCCGTTTCGCGTTTGCTGGACGCGTTCTGGCCTGGCCCGTTGACCGTGGTGCTGCCCGTACGTCCTGGGGTGCTGTCTCCGCTCGTGACTGCGGGGCTTTCCACGGTCGGCTTGCGCATGCCGGACCATCCGGTCGCCTTGCAGCTGATCGCCGCTTCGGGCTGTCCGATTGCGGCGCCCAGCGCCAACCGCTCGGGACGTCCGAGCCCGACGCAGGCATCGCACGTGCTTGAGGATCTGACGGACCGCATTGCCGGCATCGTCGACGGCGGGGAGACCGGCGTGGGTGTTGAGTCGACGGTCGTGGAATACACCGGAGGCGCGGTTCACATCCTGCGCCCCGGCGGCATTACGGCTGAGCAGCTGCGCCAAGCGCTGCCGCCCCATATCCCGGTGCTCGAGGCGAGCTCAGAGCACCAAGAGCCGGCCGCGCCGCGCGCCCCGGGCATGAAATATGCCCACTATGCGCCCCGCGGCACGCTGCTGCTCGTTCAAGGCCGCCAGGGCACGGCCCCCGAACAGATAGTCGCTCGCATGCAGCGTGAGCTTGATGAGGCCCGCGCGCGCGGTGAGCGCACCGGCGTTCTCACCTACGGTGAGCACGCCGGTGCGTTCCACGCGGACTGTGTCGTCACGTGCGGCCGCCTGGACAACCTCGAAGCGGTCGCCCATAGGCTGTACGCCGCGCTCCGCGAATTCGATGAAGCGGGCGTCAGTTTCATCGCAGCGGAAGCGTGCCCGGAAGAGGGCATCGGGGTCGCGATCATGAACCGCCTGCGTAAAGCAGCCGG
This genomic window contains:
- the prmC gene encoding peptide chain release factor N(5)-glutamine methyltransferase, whose protein sequence is MREERPMTIREAYAEASSFLRRSGVGEPEANAGRLLEYLLGESRSGLLLRWPEPFPQERDADWQRLIERKASGEPVQYIVGEQEFYGLPYAVTPEVLIPRPETELLVEQVILLGRQLWDEGEEPAVADVGTGSGAIAVSLAVQCPRWRVMASDISPGALEVAQANAARHGVAERVAFMEGDLLGPWIERGERLDLVVSNPPYIPEADEAGLQPEVRLFEPRTALYGGEDGMEPYRRLTAQLAELPAVPAMVGFEVGMGQAGEVRHLLERAADWDEIRIVPDLAGIERHVIAFRRRR
- the spoIIR gene encoding stage II sporulation protein R, which produces MVKRFAWKRYAYLVFAFMVLLACWESQRSNVVLFASPAGSGEVQSSVIPQESIRLRILAHSDAALDQWLKREVRDAILEQMNGWVAAPQGIEAAREVVREHLPELEALVGETLRKNGFDYSYKVELGVVPFPTKMYGNQVYPAGEYEALRVSIGAAEGQNWWCVLFPPLCFIDSEMVVKKNTAYAAEAEASEQEGQASNTDIETKASAAKEKMVSEENASAAAEPEVRFFLWDMIKTISSWFA
- a CDS encoding L-threonylcarbamoyladenylate synthase; amino-acid sequence: MTKETKVWEVDGQRPEPEKLREAAKLLQQGRTVAFPTETVYGLGADARSSEAVADIFSAKGRPSDNPLIVHIADRSQLEELALPPEEAVSRLLDAFWPGPLTVVLPVRPGVLSPLVTAGLSTVGLRMPDHPVALQLIAASGCPIAAPSANRSGRPSPTQASHVLEDLTDRIAGIVDGGETGVGVESTVVEYTGGAVHILRPGGITAEQLRQALPPHIPVLEASSEHQEPAAPRAPGMKYAHYAPRGTLLLVQGRQGTAPEQIVARMQRELDEARARGERTGVLTYGEHAGAFHADCVVTCGRLDNLEAVAHRLYAALREFDEAGVSFIAAEACPEEGIGVAIMNRLRKAAGGRIVTL